Proteins encoded together in one Vitis vinifera cultivar Pinot Noir 40024 chromosome 4, ASM3070453v1 window:
- the LOC100257637 gene encoding RNA-binding protein 1 isoform X2 produces MADPYWRRGAPSDRGSIPRSSFPGYLPLDPSVSAAHHLWGTNDLHGAPSDYPPKDILPVRPGAHDFDDIMGIRVPPKPVIGGFTATTNIKGYPNPVEDPNLIGQRRDVAHGISPGIPDIERPSSFGNVESLPPPVQESNILFVDGLPKDCTRREVGQIRVVHKEPRHSGDKAMVLCFVEFNDASCSRTALEALQGYKFDDKKPDSPTLRIQFAHFPFRLPSDLGVPLSL; encoded by the exons ATGGCCGATCCGTACTGGAGACGCGGTGCACCCTCAGACAGAG GCAGCATTCCAAGGTCCAGCTTTCCAGGCTACTTGCCGCTTGATCCATCTGTATCAGCAGCTCATCATTTGTGGGGCACTAACGATTTGCATGGTGCTCCTTCAGATTACCCACCAAAGGAT ATCTTACCAGTGCGGCCTGGGGCTCATGACTTTGATGATATTATGGGTATCAGAGTTCCCCCAAAACCTGTAATTGGTGGATTCACCGCCACAACAAACATTAAGGGCTACCCAAATCCTGTAGAAGATCCAAATTTAATAGGTCAAAGGCGAGATGTTGCACATGGTATTAGTCCAGGCATTCCAGACATTGAAAGGCCCAGTTCTTTTGGAAATGTTGAAAGCCTTCCACCCCCTGTGCAGGAATCAAATATTCTTTTTGTTGACGGGCTTCCAAAAGACTGTACCAGACGAGAAGTTGGCC AaatcagagttgttcataaggAGCCCAGACAT AGTGGAGATAAGGCCATGGTTTTGTGCTTTGTTGAGTTTAATGATGCAAGTTGTTCTCGGACTGCTTTAGAAGCCCTTCAAG GCTACAAGTTTGATGACAAGAAACCTGATTCCCCTACCTTAAGGATCCAGTTTGCACATTTCCCGTTCCGTCTACCATCTGATCTTGGggttcctctctctctctga
- the LOC100257637 gene encoding RNA-binding protein 1 isoform X1: MADPYWRRGAPSDRGSIPRSSFPGYLPLDPSVSAAHHLWGTNDLHGAPSDYPPKDILPVRPGAHDFDDIMGIRVPPKPVIGGFTATTNIKGYPNPVEDPNLIGQRRDVAHGISPGIPDIERPSSFGNVESLPPPVQESNILFVDGLPKDCTRREVGHLFRPFIGFKEIRVVHKEPRHSGDKAMVLCFVEFNDASCSRTALEALQGYKFDDKKPDSPTLRIQFAHFPFRLPSDLGVPLSL; encoded by the exons ATGGCCGATCCGTACTGGAGACGCGGTGCACCCTCAGACAGAG GCAGCATTCCAAGGTCCAGCTTTCCAGGCTACTTGCCGCTTGATCCATCTGTATCAGCAGCTCATCATTTGTGGGGCACTAACGATTTGCATGGTGCTCCTTCAGATTACCCACCAAAGGAT ATCTTACCAGTGCGGCCTGGGGCTCATGACTTTGATGATATTATGGGTATCAGAGTTCCCCCAAAACCTGTAATTGGTGGATTCACCGCCACAACAAACATTAAGGGCTACCCAAATCCTGTAGAAGATCCAAATTTAATAGGTCAAAGGCGAGATGTTGCACATGGTATTAGTCCAGGCATTCCAGACATTGAAAGGCCCAGTTCTTTTGGAAATGTTGAAAGCCTTCCACCCCCTGTGCAGGAATCAAATATTCTTTTTGTTGACGGGCTTCCAAAAGACTGTACCAGACGAGAAGTTGGCC ATCTTTTCCGACCGTTTATTGGTTTTAAAGAaatcagagttgttcataaggAGCCCAGACAT AGTGGAGATAAGGCCATGGTTTTGTGCTTTGTTGAGTTTAATGATGCAAGTTGTTCTCGGACTGCTTTAGAAGCCCTTCAAG GCTACAAGTTTGATGACAAGAAACCTGATTCCCCTACCTTAAGGATCCAGTTTGCACATTTCCCGTTCCGTCTACCATCTGATCTTGGggttcctctctctctctga